One Alnus glutinosa chromosome 3, dhAlnGlut1.1, whole genome shotgun sequence genomic region harbors:
- the LOC133864213 gene encoding LRR receptor-like serine/threonine-protein kinase IOS1 isoform X1: MATGFKHFIFELLAGLALLLVVHGQDQSGFISISCGLPANSSFTQVLTGIIYTSDAVFIDTGTSTSISPDLKASFQRYVWNLRSFPQGNRNCYSINVTRGTKYLIRAEFLHGNYDGKGNLPEFDLYLGPNIWETVRVDNSSISIVKELIHVPSRNYLHLCLVNTGLGTPFISSIELRPLLNTTYVTESGSLALFWRVDVGSNEGYRIFRYPYDVHDRYWASYNYFLWTTLSTNLTVYSQRHSDYQPPSVVMSTAVTPSNGSAPLAFYWTSDAATTEYYVYLHFAEVVKLEANQSRSFNLTLNGKYWYGPLVPDYLSTTTLYSPSAITGSKRYEFSIFKTETSTLPPLINAIEIHSVKYLLQSETDQGDVDAIAKIKSTYGIKRIWQGDPCAPEGYSWDGLNCSFDANTSPRITSLNLSSSGLIGQISAGISNLVMLQYLDLSNNNLTGSVPDFLSQLQYLRVLNLERNQLSGSVPTQLIARSNNGSLSLSVGDNPNLCGSGSCKTKKNSTVVPIVASLGGLLILSMIVAAILFGLKRRRKQQVTMVETESNIQNPSLESIQRQFTYSELQKITNNFESILGKGGFGKVYRGNIDGIQVAVKMLSHSSIQGFQQFQSEVKLLMRVHHRNITTLVGYCYEGTYMGLIYEYMANGDLEQHLSGEKAKILSWEDRLRIATDAAQGLEYMHHGCKPPIIHRDVKCTNILLNENFHAKLADFGLSKFFPTDGGTHVSTRVAGTPGYLDPEYYISNWLTEKSDVYSFGVVLLEIITSRPAIEKSQERTHVSQWVNFLLEKGDIINIVDPKLRGNFNINSAWKFVELAMACVSPTCAERPTMREVVAELNECLATELARTKKGHESQDSNEIMNMNLTIQLSPLAR, encoded by the exons ATGGCGACGGGGTTCAAACATTTCATCTTCGAATTGCTCGCTGGTTTGGCTCTTCTACTGGTGGTTCATGGCCAGGACCAATCAG GCTTCATTAGCATATCTTGTGGGTTACCAGCGAATTCTAGCTTCACGCAGGTTTTAACAGGCATAATTTACACTTCAGATGCGGTCTTCATAGACACAGGCACAAGTACGAGCATATCACCTGATTTGAAAGCTAGCTTTCAACGATACGTATGGAATCTCCGAAGCTTTCCTCAAGGAAACCGCAACTGTTACAGCATAAACGTCACAAGAGGCACTAAATATTTGATCCGAGCAGAATTCTTGCATGGGAATTATGATGGAAAAGGTAATTTACCAGAATTCGATTTGTATCTTGGACCAAATATCTGGGAGACAGTCAGAGTGGATAATTCATCGATTTCTATCGTCAAGGAGCTCATACATGTCCCGTCTCGAAACTATTTACATCTCTGTCTCGTAAACACGGGCCTTGGGACACCATTTATATCATCAATAGAGTTAAGGCCATTGTTAAATACCACCTATGTCACTGAATCTGGATCATTGGCACTCTTTTGGCGGGTAGATGTTGGTTCAAATGAAGGATACAG AATATTTAGGTATCCATACGATGTTCATGATCGCTATTGGGCGTCCTATAACTACTTTTTGTGGACAACTTTAAGCACCAATCTTACCGTTTACTCCCAAAGGCACAGTGATTACCAACCACCATCTGTTGTCATGAGTACTGCCGTCACACCTTCAAATGGTAGCGCTCCCTTGGCGTTCTATTGGACCTCAGATGCTGCAACTACCGAATATTATGTCTACCTGCACTTTGCTGAAGTTGTAAAGCTCGAAGCCAACCAGTCCAGATCATTCAACCTTACCCTCAATGGGAAGTACTGGTATGGACCCCTTGTTCCCGATTACTTATCTACAACCACTCTGTATAGCCCATCGGCCATAACTGGATCAAAGAGATATGAATTTTCAATCTTCAAAACTGAAACTTCAACACTTCCACCCCTCATCAATGCGATTGAGATACACTCAGTGAAATATCTCTTGCAATCAGAAACAGACCAAGGAGATG TTGATGCCATCGCAAAAATCAAGTCGACGTATGGAATAAAGAGAATTTGGCAAGGAGATCCGTGTGCCCCTGAAGGATACTCGTGGGATGGTCTAAATTGTAGCTTTGATGCTAATACTTCTCCTAGAATCACATCCTT GAACTTGTCCTCCAGTGGACTAATTGGACAGATATCTGCCGGCATATCAAACCTCGTAATGTTGCAATATTT GGATCTATCTAACAATAACTTAACTGGATCGGTGCCTGATTTTCTGTCTCAATTACAATACTTGAGGGTTTT AAACTTAGAACGAAACCAGCTGTCTGGTTCAGTTCCAACTCAACTAATTGCAAGATCAAACAATGGTTCGTTATCACTAAG TGTGGGTGACAATCCAAATCTATGTGGATCTGGTTCGTGCAAAACGAAGAAGAACAGTACCGTTGTTCCAATAGTTGCATCACTTGGGGGATTGTTGATCCTCTCTATGATTGTTGCTGCTATCTTGTTTGGACTTAAAAGGAGGAGAAAACAACAAG TTACAATGGTAGAGACTGAATCCAATATTCAAAATCCATCATTGGAATCAATACAACGACAATTTACATATTCTGAActccaaaaaattacaaacaacttTGAAAGTATTCTAGGTAAGGGTGGATTTGGAAAAGTTTACCGTGGCAATATCGATGGCATTCAGGTAGCAGTAAAGATGCTCTCTCACTCATCAATTCAAGGGTTTCAGCAATTTCAATCAGAG GTTAAACTTCTTATGAGGGTTCATCATAGAAACATAACTACTCTTGTTGGGTATTGCTATGAAGGAACTTACATGGGGCTCATTTATGAGTACATGGCCAATGGAGACTTAGAACAACATCTTTCAG GTGAGAAGGCAAAAATCTTGAGTTGGGAAGATAGACTCCGAATAGCGACTGATGCAGCACAAG GATTGGAGTATATGCACCATGGTTGCAAGCCGCCTATAATTCACAGGGATGTGAAGTGCACAAACATCttgttaaatgaaaattttcatgcCAAACTAGCTGATTTTGGGCTGTCCAAATTTTTCCCCACCGATGGCGGCACTCATGTGTCGACCCGTGTTGCTGGAACCCCTGGGTATCTGGACCCCGA GTACTACATATCAAATTGGTTAACTGAGAAAAGtgatgtttatagctttggaGTTGTTCTTTTAGAGATAATCACAAGTCGACCAGCAATAGAAAAATCCCAAGAAAGGACTCACGTAAGTCAATGGGTGAATTTCTTGCTTGAGAAAGGGgatataattaatattgttgatCCAAAGTTGCGTGGAAATTTCAACATAAACTCTGCTTGGAAATTTGTTGAATTAGCAATGGCTTGTGTGTCTCCTACTTGTGCTGAAAGGCCAACAATGAGGGAGGTCGTGGCGGAACTAAATGAGTGTTTAGCAACTGAATTAGCTCGCACAAAGAAGGGCCATGAATCACAGGATTCAAATGAGATTATGAACATGAATCTTACTATTCAACTCAGTCCTTTAGCACGTTAA
- the LOC133864213 gene encoding LRR receptor-like serine/threonine-protein kinase IOS1 isoform X2: MATGFKHFIFELLAGLALLLVVHGQDQSGFISISCGLPANSSFTQVLTGIIYTSDAVFIDTGTSTSISPDLKASFQRYVWNLRSFPQGNRNCYSINVTRGTKYLIRAEFLHGNYDGKGNLPEFDLYLGPNIWETVRVDNSSISIVKELIHVPSRNYLHLCLVNTGLGTPFISSIELRPLLNTTYVTESGSLALFWRVDVGSNEGYRYPYDVHDRYWASYNYFLWTTLSTNLTVYSQRHSDYQPPSVVMSTAVTPSNGSAPLAFYWTSDAATTEYYVYLHFAEVVKLEANQSRSFNLTLNGKYWYGPLVPDYLSTTTLYSPSAITGSKRYEFSIFKTETSTLPPLINAIEIHSVKYLLQSETDQGDVDAIAKIKSTYGIKRIWQGDPCAPEGYSWDGLNCSFDANTSPRITSLNLSSSGLIGQISAGISNLVMLQYLDLSNNNLTGSVPDFLSQLQYLRVLNLERNQLSGSVPTQLIARSNNGSLSLSVGDNPNLCGSGSCKTKKNSTVVPIVASLGGLLILSMIVAAILFGLKRRRKQQVTMVETESNIQNPSLESIQRQFTYSELQKITNNFESILGKGGFGKVYRGNIDGIQVAVKMLSHSSIQGFQQFQSEVKLLMRVHHRNITTLVGYCYEGTYMGLIYEYMANGDLEQHLSGEKAKILSWEDRLRIATDAAQGLEYMHHGCKPPIIHRDVKCTNILLNENFHAKLADFGLSKFFPTDGGTHVSTRVAGTPGYLDPEYYISNWLTEKSDVYSFGVVLLEIITSRPAIEKSQERTHVSQWVNFLLEKGDIINIVDPKLRGNFNINSAWKFVELAMACVSPTCAERPTMREVVAELNECLATELARTKKGHESQDSNEIMNMNLTIQLSPLAR, from the exons ATGGCGACGGGGTTCAAACATTTCATCTTCGAATTGCTCGCTGGTTTGGCTCTTCTACTGGTGGTTCATGGCCAGGACCAATCAG GCTTCATTAGCATATCTTGTGGGTTACCAGCGAATTCTAGCTTCACGCAGGTTTTAACAGGCATAATTTACACTTCAGATGCGGTCTTCATAGACACAGGCACAAGTACGAGCATATCACCTGATTTGAAAGCTAGCTTTCAACGATACGTATGGAATCTCCGAAGCTTTCCTCAAGGAAACCGCAACTGTTACAGCATAAACGTCACAAGAGGCACTAAATATTTGATCCGAGCAGAATTCTTGCATGGGAATTATGATGGAAAAGGTAATTTACCAGAATTCGATTTGTATCTTGGACCAAATATCTGGGAGACAGTCAGAGTGGATAATTCATCGATTTCTATCGTCAAGGAGCTCATACATGTCCCGTCTCGAAACTATTTACATCTCTGTCTCGTAAACACGGGCCTTGGGACACCATTTATATCATCAATAGAGTTAAGGCCATTGTTAAATACCACCTATGTCACTGAATCTGGATCATTGGCACTCTTTTGGCGGGTAGATGTTGGTTCAAATGAAGGATACAG GTATCCATACGATGTTCATGATCGCTATTGGGCGTCCTATAACTACTTTTTGTGGACAACTTTAAGCACCAATCTTACCGTTTACTCCCAAAGGCACAGTGATTACCAACCACCATCTGTTGTCATGAGTACTGCCGTCACACCTTCAAATGGTAGCGCTCCCTTGGCGTTCTATTGGACCTCAGATGCTGCAACTACCGAATATTATGTCTACCTGCACTTTGCTGAAGTTGTAAAGCTCGAAGCCAACCAGTCCAGATCATTCAACCTTACCCTCAATGGGAAGTACTGGTATGGACCCCTTGTTCCCGATTACTTATCTACAACCACTCTGTATAGCCCATCGGCCATAACTGGATCAAAGAGATATGAATTTTCAATCTTCAAAACTGAAACTTCAACACTTCCACCCCTCATCAATGCGATTGAGATACACTCAGTGAAATATCTCTTGCAATCAGAAACAGACCAAGGAGATG TTGATGCCATCGCAAAAATCAAGTCGACGTATGGAATAAAGAGAATTTGGCAAGGAGATCCGTGTGCCCCTGAAGGATACTCGTGGGATGGTCTAAATTGTAGCTTTGATGCTAATACTTCTCCTAGAATCACATCCTT GAACTTGTCCTCCAGTGGACTAATTGGACAGATATCTGCCGGCATATCAAACCTCGTAATGTTGCAATATTT GGATCTATCTAACAATAACTTAACTGGATCGGTGCCTGATTTTCTGTCTCAATTACAATACTTGAGGGTTTT AAACTTAGAACGAAACCAGCTGTCTGGTTCAGTTCCAACTCAACTAATTGCAAGATCAAACAATGGTTCGTTATCACTAAG TGTGGGTGACAATCCAAATCTATGTGGATCTGGTTCGTGCAAAACGAAGAAGAACAGTACCGTTGTTCCAATAGTTGCATCACTTGGGGGATTGTTGATCCTCTCTATGATTGTTGCTGCTATCTTGTTTGGACTTAAAAGGAGGAGAAAACAACAAG TTACAATGGTAGAGACTGAATCCAATATTCAAAATCCATCATTGGAATCAATACAACGACAATTTACATATTCTGAActccaaaaaattacaaacaacttTGAAAGTATTCTAGGTAAGGGTGGATTTGGAAAAGTTTACCGTGGCAATATCGATGGCATTCAGGTAGCAGTAAAGATGCTCTCTCACTCATCAATTCAAGGGTTTCAGCAATTTCAATCAGAG GTTAAACTTCTTATGAGGGTTCATCATAGAAACATAACTACTCTTGTTGGGTATTGCTATGAAGGAACTTACATGGGGCTCATTTATGAGTACATGGCCAATGGAGACTTAGAACAACATCTTTCAG GTGAGAAGGCAAAAATCTTGAGTTGGGAAGATAGACTCCGAATAGCGACTGATGCAGCACAAG GATTGGAGTATATGCACCATGGTTGCAAGCCGCCTATAATTCACAGGGATGTGAAGTGCACAAACATCttgttaaatgaaaattttcatgcCAAACTAGCTGATTTTGGGCTGTCCAAATTTTTCCCCACCGATGGCGGCACTCATGTGTCGACCCGTGTTGCTGGAACCCCTGGGTATCTGGACCCCGA GTACTACATATCAAATTGGTTAACTGAGAAAAGtgatgtttatagctttggaGTTGTTCTTTTAGAGATAATCACAAGTCGACCAGCAATAGAAAAATCCCAAGAAAGGACTCACGTAAGTCAATGGGTGAATTTCTTGCTTGAGAAAGGGgatataattaatattgttgatCCAAAGTTGCGTGGAAATTTCAACATAAACTCTGCTTGGAAATTTGTTGAATTAGCAATGGCTTGTGTGTCTCCTACTTGTGCTGAAAGGCCAACAATGAGGGAGGTCGTGGCGGAACTAAATGAGTGTTTAGCAACTGAATTAGCTCGCACAAAGAAGGGCCATGAATCACAGGATTCAAATGAGATTATGAACATGAATCTTACTATTCAACTCAGTCCTTTAGCACGTTAA